From Solanum stenotomum isolate F172 chromosome 2, ASM1918654v1, whole genome shotgun sequence:
TTATAACGACGATATGTGCTATCAATAACGCAATACCAGATTAATTAAAGTATACGataaattaatttgattccTTAATTACAAGTTAATAATTACAAAAACTTAGATTCCATTTTAAGGTCAATTATTCACATCACATTAAGCCATTTTTGTCACCTctacattattaatatttttctatagGATATCTAGAACAatgtttttatttactttttattctCAACTTGTGCCTATATGGACAAAAgcaaaagttataaaataactAGACAAGAACAGTGGGAAACTTCAAAATTctgacttcttttttttatctgATGTTCAGTACTCTTATAGGAATTCGTTTAAATTTGGATTcgtattgaatttttttatattgaaggTAAAACGCTCACTAATAAAGGCGACTACGTATTTCAGTTTCCTAATAAAGGATGAAAAATTACTTATTGATGgtaaaaatacaattacaattgaaaaaacaaaataaacaaaataaaatatttgaatccGCCTCTGTATGCGTTTACAAGATGTACATTATGCTAGGATCGTGTGAATTTATATttcacataaatttttttaaaaaatagaaagacattttttatcaattaaattgaaaatggaactattaaatttctttaattgattaactaaaaaataatgataaatatcttattaatttaaatatcgATTTGGCATATCTGCACACCAATAAATACGATTAATTTAAATATCAATTTAACATATCTGCACACCGATAAATACAATATTATGCCCTTTGTGTTAGAAAATAGCATTCACAGCGGAAGCATTCCAGAATCATACATCTTGCATTAGTATAGACAACAATCACAAATACGTATCACATACAAGGTATGCTGAAAATTAACTCAGgattacctcttgaagcgtgtgCAGATATCTTGAAGCAAATCTAACTCCAGCTCTAcagtcttctacagtgatcccaaatAACAattgaactctctcaatacttgggtgggcaagtatcgTATAGAATACTGAATTTTCTTTCTAGGTTAGAAGAATCTCTACTTATAGAGATGTCTTCCTAGtccaaaaaggagaagaaagtatAAATCCTTATTCttcaagaaaaccccaaaactCACGTTTTTTTCTTGGAGGAAAATATACACGTTACTTTTCCTTCTTCTACTAGAaaataggattctgagttctagttcaATTGGGCACTGGAGGGACCACAGAATTTattactgaggcttcctattatggaaataattccaaataattaatttgaattattcttaccataataaattacaaatcattccactaaaaattcgtaattgctctcctctatttatatttcgaaattcaccattaaacacttatgtaattccccatgttaagattccagatactaatcaataaatgaatttactgacgaatttaattcaatgattaatttcctttagagcaacacttaacttatttcatgtgccAGATTCATAAATCTACCGGCCGGGTTTAcacatgaaaacttataagtttctcataAAAAGGtgtatcatcaatctctatactgagacatggattccatcaactaactaattatttcaccaatatatattattatcatccaatctaccaggcatattgacccatctcagaatctcaccttttaataaatcaaaacaataattaatatatacagatcataatcgttatatcaagattaagaatataagtacatttaacagtttagagaatatgtttttatcagtcagtctaaaacatCTATCTCTGCTtggtcccgttcaatacatacaaaatgcactagcacgaGAAGTTAGAACTATACCATtctcataatcaagataaattacatttAATCTCGTGCTACAATCTTTCTGATGGTTTTGTCCAAAATTTCCATCTATGATTGTGAACTATAACTTttaacttataagaaccgatgatttaatcttctgtgtataagcttaaactctatacaccaaatcatctactatataagttaAGGACACATATATGACAATTGATCTATTTAATGTAAcactttattaaattaaatgaataaacaattgttcaataataatactatatcaaaacgcatgattaatagtatatccTAACACTTTGTGAGTAGCCGTAGTTTCTACTTGACTTGGATGGTTGCAAATAACTTGTGTTTGTAAACGTTGCCGgcaaactaatttttttgtacTATCCAAGAATCCAATAATAAACGgactaaattaaaataacaaaaagataaTTGACGTATCGAATTAAAATAAGATTTcatattgacatttttgaaatatatgttttttattgtgaattagaagaaaaattatgttatgaaatgtgaattttttcattcactttttatcgaatcaattaaataaaaaaatacgtgatgaaaaataaattctCACTTAAATATTAGAAAGTTTCCTAATTTATCTGAGTGAAAATtctactattttttcttttctcactttattccatcaatatatatataagaatataaCTACTAAACATTTGCCACTAATCAATTGGAAACATATATTTCGTTTTGTGTACTCTAAGAAAATTTCATATTGATAAAATACTGAGGATTTAAATTGTTGGTATATAAGGATACAAGTCTTAAACTTTAGTGAAACAACATAAATTTCACTAATTTAGGAGCAAATTACTTCTCTTTACGTGAATTTATAATAATACGAATTTTATCAGAATTTGAACTtcgaatacatgtatctggcgCATCTACATACATGTATTTTGGATACATAGGGtcaaaattaagtgtaatttatttcaaatacattgtatccaagtgaattcacatgtatttgacTTTCTGGCTCGCCTCTCTCTTTATGTATTTCATAATGTATCAGGTATCCAAGATACAAGTATATAGCTTAATTGTATATGAGATACATAGACTATCTCACTCGCTCCCACCCTTTCGCTTGACTCTCTCcttctctcgctcgcctctcacCCAATCAGTGTATttggtagcaaaaatacatgtatctaggtgtATCTCATGActtaaaatttggtatgaaagtattaattagtgagacaatttataattttttcaaactaTAAGAAGAATTAGTAAATACGACTGTAATGTTTGTATGATTAAGTACGAATATTGATGAATCTAACAACCTTAGATATTTAATTGTAAATCCAGTTATGAGTACAACgataattaaatcatttagGAAAtagacagaccccacaacatcaaaataatgtaaaaatctTGAACCAATTAACTTGTACTCCAATTAACATACGTGGCCggcaaattaaagaaaataaaacaatctAATACACTATCTATTTGTTTTTTCCCAATAATCCAACAATAACATACactaattaagaaaacaaagagaCAATTTTCGATTTAATCGACGTTTTGGGTCAAAACATAtgactttttaaaaagtaattaaattaataattgaagCTTCTTGTAGAGAGTATATATAAAAGGACCATCATATTAGGGAATTATATGATAGAATTAAAAgcttaattttaaatttattaggaaattaaaatgtcaaattatcctcaatataattttgatgtaaaatcttcttcttcatcatcaaaaATACCATTAATTACATTAGGTGCTAGAGTTATAACAAGTGCTACTCTTCTTGTGTCATGGGGTGTGTTACAAACCAGTGTAGTTACTTTTGATAATGGAGCTAGACTTACATATGATTATTATCGCTCATACAGGTAATCGTAATTATTTTGAGATGGAGTcagaattttaataattagaTTTTGAATATTATGTTGTGAAACTTCTAATATTCAAAAGATGTAGTCAAAACATTATGATCATATTCTACGTACACTTTATAGACAGAGtcagaatttgaattttatgaattctaaattttaaaattcatttattcTAATGTGTGACATTTATATCCTCCTATTTAAAGTTGTATCCTTCGCGGGATAGGATGAGTGATAGTCAGGAGCACAATGTTTGTCGTAGTATTAGCATTTTTTCCCATGAATGTCCTGTATTGTTTCTCTTGTTATTTGTGCGTGTCGTTCACCATCGTATTTCCTTTTTCCAtaattgttttgatttattgctCCTAAGCTAAGGGTCTTTCGAAAACAACGTTTCTATCTCTACGAGATAGAATTAGAATAAGGTCTGCATACAGTCATACACTCTACCATCTCCAGACCCCTCTTGTGATACTATACTGAATATACAGTTGATATCAAAGTTACTTTAGTAACTGAATCTTGGATTCTTTTGTATTCGTATTcaataaatttcttaataagAATACATATAGTTTGAATTACCGCTACTGAATTTGTCCGAACTCATGTACTTTTTTATATTGCAGTTATACACTTTTTGCTGTGATAGCAGGATCAGTCTACAATTTGTTGCACATCCCATTTGcaatatattttctcataagaAAGAAGCCTATGATAAATCATAAGGTTTTTCGACAGATTGAACTCTATGGTGACAAGGTAAGTATCTATATAATTAGAATAATtatcaagaaattaattttctcctaaaaaagttaatttatcATAGTTTGATACTGTTAAgtgaatatttataatattagtataATTTAACATGTTGAAGCAACTCAACGATCTTTAATTTCCATCATGATCATGATGGTATCACTTATTATCgacatttatatttttcttttttatttgttcactttttcaAATGTTTGCACCGCTTAAGAAAAGTCCAACGTACACACCgctcactttttttttcattagggTTTGGAAATATGttgttaaaaaaagaaaagaagataaagTTTACAAGTTAATGATTccttctgttttaatttatgtaacaTTTTTCGCTTTTCGAGATTCAAATTATGTAAActttaatcattattttaaaatataatttttggaaattttttataaatacacTACTTGAGatatcataatctctaaaattttctaCCATTTAAACCTCTCTCGGATATATCTCCATCCCCTCTAGGATACATCCCtatcccctctcggatacattccTCCCATTAAATAATGTATCATTTGCAATGTATCGAACAACCAAGAAATATATCAGAGAACAAtgaaaaatctgattttttttgtaattgggGAAACTTCCGGGATAGGATGTAATTATTAGCCCCCATATGTATGAGATTTATatactttttccctttttcatcatattgacaCAAGAAGATTCGATCTAGTTCAGTTTAGTTTCAAAGATTAATCAAACAGACTCTCGtgaaaaaaaagtcatataaTAGTATTTTCTATagagattaatatttttttatttttttaaaaattgatgcAGATTATATTTGGGGTACTAGCAATAGGAGCTGGTGCAGCATTAGGTGCAACTATGGATTTAAATAGAATTGTTTATAATGATAACAACTCAAAGTTTCATAATTTCTTAAACTTGATGTATATTCCAGCTGCATTTCTTTGGGCTGGCCTTGTCACCTCTGGAATTTCTTCTATATTATCATCTTTTAGTCTTCATAAGACTGAATCATGATACATCAAGATTGAAACAAAACATATTGCTTAAACTAAGTTGAATCCTTCCTTGAATCCTACGTGAATGTAGGATGCTTAGTGCATGGGACTGCCTTTTTAATTTAGTTCCCCTATTTGTTTTGATGAGCGTAATATTTATATGCTTGTTTGTTTTATAttgtaaaacaaaattattgtgaaattttaattatatatatacacaattgtGTAATTTCATTTTTGTGATTATTATTTGCAATTTCATTTAGTTATTGATCTAATTGTTGTACAATTTTACATGACATCCACAATAACCAAGAGATGTAGATATTTTATAAGAGATAATTATAGTACAACGTCTTTAGGCGATCTAGTTTATAAAATAATCAGCAAATATATAGTTTttgtatatttaaataaaaatatacattaaTATACATGATTGGTATataagttttatatatttaagcTAATATGGGTAATTAAATTTGACCGATGGCCGGgacaagtatatatattctaGTTGTTTCCATTATACCAATTGTGGAGTTGCACAAATCGAAAGATAGTCACTAGAATATCCTTTATTATAATGTACACtatatgtatatacaatattatattacatatataagtcaaaaaccacttttatacataaatatgtgtatattaaattttaatcagTAACAAAATTTCTAACTTTGTGGATGCCTGACATGACTTGTAAATGTACACACAAACAAGATAGATGTATATATAGAATATCATGACAACCATTATCATGTAATTTCAACAAGATATTAGAATAATATATCTCCCATATCCATAAAACATTTCTTCCAACTTAAATAGTAGTAATGCATAAATAGttgtaaacaaatattaattataccctttttttcttctttttattgaTAGAAATTATCTAAGGTAATGAAGGAAATTGTAAGATATCTTGCTCACACTTATTACAAAGAAATATATCTGAAATTGCTTCATGATTTGGTATATTAACACATCTAGTGTGTTGCCAAACTTCACAAATATCACAACAAATCATCCTTTCACCATCTTCATCTTTAGTCCCACAAATACAATCCACAATAATATTATTCTTAATTCCTTCAAATATCCCTCCATTAATATTAATATCATCATTATTTGACATTATTACCCCTCCTAAAACAATCTTGCTTCCTGGTTTCATCACATTAAACACCAATTCTATTCCACTAATTGGGCTCATCAAGTTGTTAATTGATCTTGTGGTAAAGTTCCTTAATCCCAAATACATATCCCCAAAagttttttcaacttcaatttttagcTCATCAAATGTGACATCATTTCTCATTAAGAAACACTCAAATGGGGTCATTACCTTTTCTTCTACACCAAATCCATCATTGGTTGCCAACATAATCGCGCAATAAATCTTGGATTTGTCTGTTTCAATTCTTGAATCTGGCTCTGATACCCCTTTAGATACCCCTTTATATTCCTTGAGGAAGTACTTCGTGTCTAGGATTATTCTAGAAGCTGTTGGAATTGTAGCAAAAACGCCCGTGTAATTTGACATTAATCCCTTATGCTCTTTTAGAATATTGTTGTACAAGAAGTATATGTCCTTCATAAGTTGCACCCATGTAATTTTGTATTGTTGTTTCCCTTTTGAGTCATTAACCCTAAAACCTTGATCTTGTTTAGGGAATGCTTTAGATATATCCTCTAAACAATATTCCAAAACTTTAGTTACTGGATTTAAGCATCGACGAACCAAATACTTCCCAACAATATGATTCCCTAATGACTTGAGCACGAAATCAAGCAACCCTGTATCACCAATATAAGCACGAGCAGCATCACGAACCTCTTGCCTAGACACCCATCGCAATTCAGCCCTTTTTAGGGCTTCCACAACAACCCTAATAGCCATTTCAACGCGTTTAGGTGACCATCTACAAGTGGTGTCAACCAATAACCCTGGATAACATGAGGTAAGATTATTGTTTTCCTTTGGAATCCTTGATTTGAGCTCCAACATGAAATGAAAGGCATCACAAAGTGTGACTAATGAGTGACCAGATAACATTTGGTACCTTGATAACACTATTAATATctcatttatatttataatccCTACATGATGATGTGCTAATAAGGCTAATGGCATGTTTTGTAAGGCATTAATTGCATTTTGATATGTTTCTTGTGTTACACCAAAGCTTCCACGCCCAAATTTGTAACCCCATCGACCAAACCATGGCTCACCATAGGCTAATGTGTTGAGTAGTCTTAGATCCATGCCTTTCTTTGTTGAGATATCTCTTAAGCTTACTTTCCTTCAAAACATAGagaaattattattgttttcgATCTCAAATATTAGTCGTTTTGGTAATCTAAAGTTGTTGACTTTTCAAAAAAGTAAGGAGTTATTTATGACTTTAAGTGcaaatgtaaaggaaaatgaaggaTATATAATTAAGATAAATACGATGATTAAGGCTAATGGGTGCGTACAAGCATGAAAGATATTCCTGGTGTATTGTTTTATGTGATGTCTGCTTGATTGAACACATAGTTTAAGATGTCACTATATATTATAGCAAAATAGTTCGAACCATTACTAATATATTTGTGTTTCGTTTTATGTGACATTTgtttataatgttttaaaaacgGAAGATACCTTtctatatttcaaaataaattaacgtTAAACTTTCTATTTTACTTGACAGTAGTAGAGctaaattgttaaaaaaaaagtaaacgcGGGAGAAAACAAGGAATTAACATATACtacataaaatttgttgaaCTTGTATATATAATGATGTAGTTTATTATCAATGGGGTTCGAAGGAACCTCAATTGCGGCACTCTAACTCCATCCCTGATTGCAAATATGTCCTAACAAGTTTAAgactataaattttaaagttctCTATTTGTCAAATTTCATGTTGAATTAAACAGcgtcaaataaaatgaaatgagaaTAATAGTTAAGTTGATGATGACAAACCTAGCACGAAGTCCAATGCAAAGTCGATCCCAAAAGTCCATAATAGAGTGGCCAGGCAAGTCAGAAGAAGTAGGAGTCTCCAATGATCCATTGACACAAAGCAAATGCCCAAAACCATTAGAATGAAACACACCATGCATCATATGACCTTCTATTTCTATCAAATTCAACttacttttaattatttctccaccaataatattattactatctgttttgtatttgtatttttgtcCACCTCCTCCTTCTACACAAGCTCCAATTGTGTCCTTTGAAGGCAATAGGAAATGGTATTTCTTGTTGCACATCAAATTGTTGCCCCATCCTGAGTTACATTTTGGCCATGCATAAGTACTTGATGAGTTTAACTTTTATACACTGATAGTCGATTGGTGGCAAAACTAGTTTTTTCATTAAGAAAGTTGAAAAGGTAAACATGTGAAGAAATTAAGAGAATTCGATTTATAGTGTATGGATGTTATCATATGGTCTTGTTGAATTAAATTAAGGTAGGTTTAAATGAGTTATGTTAATAAGTCATGCAATCCGTTCAATTCTTACTTTTGTTTTGAACGAGAATTAATGGCTCCATCAATATTGACGATCTGTGATAAGTGGGATAATATATAATCAATATAACAAGTTATCTGCtataacaaattaaagtagGCAGTATATCgataaattttcaaaaggaGAATTCTACAAAAGTATTAAGTGAATATGCAAAATACTAAGATGAGGAGAATTGCGCAAGTATAACATAAAGTCATGCTAagcaaattttaaatttttaagtatAATTTTAGTAATTTCACTTAGTAGTTGATTTAATTTCACCAAACACAAACCTAACAAATGAAGTTACTAAACACTACATGTTccaaatatactattaatctTCTTCTCAGTgacatattcaaaatttaaacttcACGTTAATTTGTAATAATTCTCGAATAATGATATTACCTATGTATTGACAATGTTTGCAATGAGGATTGAGTGACAATTCAACTTGTTCTTCAACAACAAATAGGAACACATGCATTGGTGGATGTCTATGAACTTCCAATTGAAATGACCAAATACTCCCATTTTCTTGTTGTGCAAATTCCAAAAGAAGTTTGACATTTTGGTCGAAATTGCACCCAATAAACTCTGTAGGAAACCCTTGTTCACCAAAATTCTTGAACTTAAATAGTACCCTCTCATTATTAtttctcttccttttcttcGATCCGCTCAGATCTAAAGTCGACATCTTCTTCACCATCAGAGGAACCAAAGATAGATCATGGATTCAAGAAAATTTAAAGAGAGTTCGTTACTTACTAGTTACAACTTACCAACCTCTCTACCTAGCTAGgtgttttaaagaaaattaaaaagggTAACACACACTTAATTTGCCAAAAAtgaccaaaaatataaaaatgagtCATTCAAAATGGATGGTTTTATTATGTTTGTacaaattttggaaaattttattATGCAAATCTATCGCAGAAAGCAAGAGTTACATGCATGTATTTTAAAATTGGAACCATGCTTTTGGTCATGTTGCAAATGTTAAACCATTTTAATTAATTGCTTAATTACCCCCGGCAAATTCTATGGTCAGTTGAGACATGCTGAAAGTTATGTATAATAAGGGTACTATAGATTTAATTAGTATGGAAATTATATTAACACAATGTTACTGGCCAACTATATACTTGGACATTTAAAAATGAGCGGGATTGATAAAtaaatgagaatttttttagaaatagcAAATATAATAGATATAATAAAGCTCTATAGTTATAGTTTCAATAATTGtgcttcatagctatagttttgtacttttgtttgctatggagactgcggtttgtatatttctatttgtttgtatatttcgcttgcgaaTATACAAGTAAGTATAcacaaattatgtatttatacattttggattttttagaactccatttgtatatttcacttgccaatatacaaatagggtaatttgttatgaatttttcataaatcgtatataAATAGCTAGAGTAAGAATATACAAAATTCTAGATTTATACAATCAGgaaacgaattatacaaatcaggtGAATAGCATGAATTGAGGAATTGTAGCCGCgaattacaattttcttaaagTATAGTTATAATACCTAATATAGGCTAAATATTTGCTATTCGGCATAATTTTCCCATAAATAAACGGGTCATTGACCGTCCAAAAGTTATTTGGATTAAAATTGGTTGGACTGAAATAGGCTAATAGCTTATTAGTAGTGATAATTCTCTTAAAggaaattacatatatatactgcTCGGCCAATTAATTTAGAGGAACTTTCatatatagccactcaaaaatagtctaattacttttcatagctatagtttgataattacaatttgtaGCTACATGTCATAGGGAaaagagaggcgagcgagactgggagagagaggagagaggcgagcgagagagggcaaaaggtgaattgtatatgtatatcggttagataattgtatattatacatatgtattggtatatatggcaagcgagattgggagagggaggagagaggcgagcgagagagggcagagagtgggagagaggtgaattgtatatgtatatcggttagataattgtatattatacatatgcatttgtatatatggcaagcgagattgggagagggaggagagaggcgaatgagagagggcagagagtgagagagaggtgaattgtatatgcatatcagttagataattgtatattatatatatgtatttgtatattctggcgaatcatacatatacaaacgtggctaattatacaaactcgaagtcaacccacgtaattaatgtataatgttagtcgtgagtggtaattatagcaaactatagctatgatgagtagttaagtagtataagtttgcttaaccgcgtaattttcccaTTAATCTATTAGTATAGCCAAAATTATACTATTAATGTATAAGTTGTGTATAGGtgtatacatatacattaaTAGTGTGTATTTTGGCTATATAAACTTATAAAGAGTATTGCACAATTGTATCATACTTTATATATGAGCTAATATCAATGTCACACTTAACTATCTTAAATTCAAACTATACAAGCAATATGTTAAACTTCAaacattttgtttgaaatttgacCTGATAGTCCCAACTTTATACTCGTATATATAACATTTGTAACTTCATCCCTATTTTCAACTTTAATCccataaatttgaaattgattttaaaggcgcctaaatattaaatattctaTAATTTTGGCTATGTCTTAAATAGTGATCCTCCGAGAAATTATATGTGCACTTGCCCCCTTTAACCCTGGTAAACAAGGCATTggggttgtttggtttgaaGACAAGTTATGATGTGATTAGTTATCCTGGAATTACTTGTCCtgatattatttcttattgattgtttgatttgttatattAAAGATAATAAGCATTTGcattctttctaaaaaaaattatttgtttacaaaaatactctCCACATTATTTAACTtctatacatatttttttatagagCTTTTGTTATAGGATTGCAATATTTTACTctaaaaatattgataaaataatattctactgtccaaaaataattattattttctataattTGGTTTTAACCTTATCCAAAATAGGCAAAAACTTGATATCTACAGCAtgcctatatatatatttataaagtatGATAGAATTGGAATGTTCTCCACTTGGCGGAAGATATTTTGGAATAGTTTGTTTTGGAAGCATTTTATTCTTAATgtattcattttaatatataggATTTAATTGCTAAACAATCAAACTACAATTAAATAAGCATTAGAAGGATAAAAAATGCATTAAAGTAACCATAAAATTGGATCAAAACTCATCAAAAACTCTATCAAAGCAACATTAAAAGTTGacaaaaaattactaaaataacCTAAACTTAACAAAACAGTAAAAACTGCATttaaatagcaaaatctgaaagaAAAAAACTGCACTTAAACAGCAGAAACTGACGAAGATTAAACTGGATAAAATCTGGTGTTAGAAGTGATAATAAAAAAGGATTGAAGGGGTAATTTTGTCATTTGAATTATATATCCCATGTTATTCCACCAAaagagagggataacttatcccagtaCTATTTACTAATCCTGGGATAAGAGACACTAAAGTTTTATCCCATGACTATTTTCTCTTAtccatcacaccaaacgacccctaaaggTATTATTCGTGATAATGAGTTTCACTTTTGACTTCATATTCGAGATATTAAGATATGAAGTTAGGTTTTGACAATTCAAAACTTTAAAATGCACAAATCTTCTTGAAAAGGCGGAGGGTTTAAAGTATGCCAAAATtcaactaaattaaattaaagttaagtTGCATATCTAAAAGCAATTCTATTATTATTTACgttaatttttgaataaaa
This genomic window contains:
- the LOC125855390 gene encoding PHD finger protein MALE STERILITY 1; protein product: MVKKMSTLDLSGSKKRKRNNNERVLFKFKNFGEQGFPTEFIGCNFDQNVKLLLEFAQQENGSIWSFQLEVHRHPPMHVFLFVVEEQVELSLNPHCKHCQYIGWGNNLMCNKKYHFLLPSKDTIGACVEGGGGQKYKYKTDSNNIIGGEIIKSKLNLIEIEGHMMHGVFHSNGFGHLLCVNGSLETPTSSDLPGHSIMDFWDRLCIGLRARKVSLRDISTKKGMDLRLLNTLAYGEPWFGRWGYKFGRGSFGVTQETYQNAINALQNMPLALLAHHHVGIININEILIVLSRYQMLSGHSLVTLCDAFHFMLELKSRIPKENNNLTSCYPGLLVDTTCRWSPKRVEMAIRVVVEALKRAELRWVSRQEVRDAARAYIGDTGLLDFVLKSLGNHIVGKYLVRRCLNPVTKVLEYCLEDISKAFPKQDQGFRVNDSKGKQQYKITWVQLMKDIYFLYNNILKEHKGLMSNYTGVFATIPTASRIILDTKYFLKEYKGVSKGVSEPDSRIETDKSKIYCAIMLATNDGFGVEEKVMTPFECFLMRNDVTFDELKIEVEKTFGDMYLGLRNFTTRSINNLMSPISGIELVFNVMKPGSKIVLGGVIMSNNDDININGGIFEGIKNNIIVDCICGTKDEDGERMICCDICEVWQHTRCVNIPNHEAISDIFLCNKCEQDILQFPSLP